In Ctenopharyngodon idella isolate HZGC_01 chromosome 1, HZGC01, whole genome shotgun sequence, a single genomic region encodes these proteins:
- the LOC127508718 gene encoding probable E3 ubiquitin-protein ligase HERC4 isoform X1 — protein MRFLQIRVQFSPDQEMLMLNDNVMRINRESLLTDTLEYLRQNTHSFYHQLQVVFIGENGIDWRGLSAEFFTLLSQSLLKWEKRVLEVHENSLVWFNPDHTQGNRDFYYLGVICGMALYNHHYIDINFPLALFKKLLKLSPTLNDLEELSPVEARNLKNLLEEDEDVVDILFLNFTVKGQELIPNGGQIQVTKVNRQKYVDLYVDFVFNKSVKNQFKHFSSGFSKGCPLKIWRMFHPEELQELLQGSPKYEWQELQTLASYERCSASDELIKNFWTVFFEFSEENKKKFLMFLYGRNRVPVGGFSMCSLKICQSDGPDPDDRLPEAQTCFGRLILPKYSNINTLRNKLVHAINFCKVFGRG, from the exons atgagg TTCTTGCAGATCCGCGTACAGTTCTCTCCTGACCAAGAGATGCTCATGTTAAATGACAACGTGATGCGCATAAACAGGGAATCACTGTTGACAGACACGCTAGAGTATCTCAGACAAAACACCCACTCATTTTATCATCAGTTACAG GTGGTGTTCATTGGGGAGAATGGAATAGATTGGAGGGGCTTATCGGCAGAATTCTTCACCCTCCTTTCCCAGTCTCTTCTCAAATGGGAGAAAAGGGTGCTGGAGGTCCATGAGAATTCATTGGTTTGGTTCAATCCTGAT CACACGCAAGGTAATAGGGATTTTTACTATCTTGGCGTTATCTGTGGAATGGCGCTGTACAACCATCATTACATAGACATTAACTTCCCACTGGCCTTGTTCAAGAAACTGCTCAAGCTGAGTCCCACTCTGAATGATCTGGAGGAACTGTCCCCTGTGGAGGCCAG AAATTTGAAAAACCTTCTTGAGGAGGATGAGGACGTCGTGGATATACTCTTTTTGAATTTCACA GTCAAAGGGCAAGAGCTCATTCCAAACGGAGGTCAAATTCAAGTGACCAAAGTTAATAG ACAGAAGTATGTGGATTTGTATGTCGACTTTGTTTTCAACAAGTCCGTGAAGAATCAGTTCAAGCATTTTTCAAGTGGTTTCTCTAAGGGCTGTCCACTCAAAATCTGGAGAATGTTCCACCCTGAGGAACTCCAGGAGCTTCTCCAAGGCTCCCCTAAATATGAATGGCAGGAGCTTCAAACG TTGGCTTCCTATGAAAGATGTTCTGCCTCTGATGAGCTTATCAAGAACTTCTGGACTGTTTTCTTTGAGTTCTCTGAAGAGAATAAGAAGAAATTTCTGA TGTTCTTGTATGGAAGGAACCGTGTACCTGTGGGAGGTTTCTCAATGTGCTCTCTGAAGATTTGCCAGTCAGACGGTCCTGATCCAGATGACCGTTTGCCAGAGGCCCAGACCTGTTTTGGCAGATTAATTCttccaaaatacagcaatatCAACACACTTCGCAACAAGCTAGTACATGCAATCAACTTTTGTAAGGTTTTTGGACGAGGGTGA
- the LOC127508718 gene encoding probable E3 ubiquitin-protein ligase HERC4 isoform X2 produces MLMLNDNVMRINRESLLTDTLEYLRQNTHSFYHQLQVVFIGENGIDWRGLSAEFFTLLSQSLLKWEKRVLEVHENSLVWFNPDHTQGNRDFYYLGVICGMALYNHHYIDINFPLALFKKLLKLSPTLNDLEELSPVEARNLKNLLEEDEDVVDILFLNFTVKGQELIPNGGQIQVTKVNRQKYVDLYVDFVFNKSVKNQFKHFSSGFSKGCPLKIWRMFHPEELQELLQGSPKYEWQELQTLASYERCSASDELIKNFWTVFFEFSEENKKKFLMFLYGRNRVPVGGFSMCSLKICQSDGPDPDDRLPEAQTCFGRLILPKYSNINTLRNKLVHAINFCKVFGRG; encoded by the exons ATGCTCATGTTAAATGACAACGTGATGCGCATAAACAGGGAATCACTGTTGACAGACACGCTAGAGTATCTCAGACAAAACACCCACTCATTTTATCATCAGTTACAG GTGGTGTTCATTGGGGAGAATGGAATAGATTGGAGGGGCTTATCGGCAGAATTCTTCACCCTCCTTTCCCAGTCTCTTCTCAAATGGGAGAAAAGGGTGCTGGAGGTCCATGAGAATTCATTGGTTTGGTTCAATCCTGAT CACACGCAAGGTAATAGGGATTTTTACTATCTTGGCGTTATCTGTGGAATGGCGCTGTACAACCATCATTACATAGACATTAACTTCCCACTGGCCTTGTTCAAGAAACTGCTCAAGCTGAGTCCCACTCTGAATGATCTGGAGGAACTGTCCCCTGTGGAGGCCAG AAATTTGAAAAACCTTCTTGAGGAGGATGAGGACGTCGTGGATATACTCTTTTTGAATTTCACA GTCAAAGGGCAAGAGCTCATTCCAAACGGAGGTCAAATTCAAGTGACCAAAGTTAATAG ACAGAAGTATGTGGATTTGTATGTCGACTTTGTTTTCAACAAGTCCGTGAAGAATCAGTTCAAGCATTTTTCAAGTGGTTTCTCTAAGGGCTGTCCACTCAAAATCTGGAGAATGTTCCACCCTGAGGAACTCCAGGAGCTTCTCCAAGGCTCCCCTAAATATGAATGGCAGGAGCTTCAAACG TTGGCTTCCTATGAAAGATGTTCTGCCTCTGATGAGCTTATCAAGAACTTCTGGACTGTTTTCTTTGAGTTCTCTGAAGAGAATAAGAAGAAATTTCTGA TGTTCTTGTATGGAAGGAACCGTGTACCTGTGGGAGGTTTCTCAATGTGCTCTCTGAAGATTTGCCAGTCAGACGGTCCTGATCCAGATGACCGTTTGCCAGAGGCCCAGACCTGTTTTGGCAGATTAATTCttccaaaatacagcaatatCAACACACTTCGCAACAAGCTAGTACATGCAATCAACTTTTGTAAGGTTTTTGGACGAGGGTGA
- the LOC127501281 gene encoding probable E3 ubiquitin-protein ligase HERC4 isoform X2 — protein sequence MLCCWKAQVTEGFGLLQPDKNKHGSCGIRSMCPKSAVQDMSAGRSFVGFIRDGKVSILRLRDEGSNHVGKLKQIQLKNDRIRSIVCGGAGAVLLAYAGRVLIMDKSAVCRPLKGLGNRQVIQITCGDQHSMALTKDGQLFVWGENSHGQLGLGKGELSTLSPQPLKSMCGIPLAQISAGGDHSFVLSLSGVVFGWGKNSAGQLGLGDTTDRHVPTIVNSLNRKKIVSISCGGEHTATLSKGGTVFTFGSGGFGQLGHNSFKDEHHPRVVAELWGSKVSQVTCGRRHTLVSVSSSKLIYSFGCGMQGQLGNGEMIKRSVPLLVDLSNECDHEYMIEKLIAGENHSFALFFKVLKSKPKSTLRGVLTLNDRMIDRWVSGSDSWATIKKEINTLFSSAASLNGSYLKTSCDEHYQTSVQHCGLDFDLVKTSFAKLSENERLISEVVKVVQQKLLPSLNPNPTGVEALRLYLVLPELIRGLQEQQRTELTGALASKILHLNPAAHKVLEMYWSKLPDDWLKGLVKLFRKESAELIGQISCGKTGHDLTRCLQNFLQILQMLYEVCCSCHNDVTNGDFIIYEVNDLLDMLQVTLADLAGMMLMGRCFTEDFNDLVMLKDYYLGITEILVKFPFAADTLSKRRMFCYLQMRVQFSPDQEMLMLNDNAMRINRESLLTDTLEYLRQNTHSFYHQLQVVFIGENGTDMRGLSAEFFTLLSQSLLKWEKRVLEVHENSLVWFNPDHTQGNRDFYYLGVICGMALYNHHYIDINFPLALFKKLLKLSPTLNDLEELSPVEARSLKNLLEEDEDVVDILFLDFTVKGQELIPNGGQIQVTKVNRQKYVDLYVDFVFNKSVKNQFKHFSSGFSKGCPLDIWSMFHPEELQELLQGSPKYEWQELQTLASYERCSASDELIKNFWTVFFEFSEENKKRFLMFLYGTDRVPVGGFSKRPLTICQSDGPDPDDRLPEAQTCFGRLILPKYSNINTLRNKLVHAINFCKVFGRG from the exons ATGTTGTGCTGCTGGAAAGCGCAAGTCACAGAGGGCTTCGGTCTGTTACAGcctgacaaaaacaaacatggcaGTTGTGGAATACGATCCATGTGTCCGAAATCAGCAGTTCAGGACATGTCAGCTGGAAGGAGTTTTGTTGGATTTATCCGGGATGGGAAGGTCTCGATCTTGAGATTGCGCGATGAAGGcagtaatcatgttggaaaactAA AGCAAATACAGCTAAAGAATGACAGAATCAGATCGATTGTCTGTGGAGGAGCTGGTGCGGTTCTTCTTGCTTATGCAGGAAGAGTTCTCATTATGGACAAATCTGCTGTGTGCCG GCCTCTCAAAGGTCTGGGAAACAGGCAGGTGATTCAGATCACATGTGGAGACCAGCATTCAATGGCACTAACCAAGG ATGGTCAGTTGTTCGTATGGGGTGAAAACTCTCACGGTCAGCTGGGTTTAGGGAAGGGAGAGCTGAGCACTCTGTCTCCTCAACCGCTCAAATCTATGTGTGGGATCCCACTGGCTCAGATCAGCGCTGGAGGAGACCACAGCTTTGTGTTGTCTCTCTCTGGAGTCGTGTTCGGATGGGGAAAGAACTCGGCTGGACAGCTGGGCCTCGGAGATACTACAG ACAGACACGTCCCAACTATTGTAAATAGTCTGAACCGAAAGAAAATTGTGTCCATCTCATGTGGAGGAGAACACACTGCCACTCTATCAAAG GGTGGCACAGTATTCACATTTGGATCAGGAGGTTTTGGTCAGCTTGGGCACAACTCGTTTAAAGATGAACATCATCCGCGGGTGGTTGCTGAACTGTGGGGATCTAAAGTGTCACAGGTCACATGTGGGAG ACGTCACACACTCGTATCAGTCTCATCGTCAAAGCTGATCTATTCATTTGGATGTGGGATGCAAGGGCAGCTGGGAAATGGAGAAATGATCAAGCGGTCTGTGCCTTTACTGGTGGATCTGTCAAACG AATGTGATCATGAATATATGATTGAAAAACTCATCGCTGGGGAGAATCATTCCTTTGCCTTGTTTTTCAAA GTGCTTAAAAGTAAGCCAAAATCCACTCTCAGAGGGGTTCTGACATTAAATGACAGAATGATTGACCGATGGGTGTCTGGAAGTGATTCATGGGCAACAATAAAGAA AGAAATAAACACATTGTTCTCTTCTGCTGCCTCTCTGAATGGAAGTTACCTCAAAACAAG TTGTGATGAACATTATCAGACGTCTGTGCAGCATTGTGGGTTGGATTTTGATCTGGTTAAAACATCCTTTGCAAAGTTATCAGAGAATGAAAGGTTGATCTCAGAG GTAGTGAAGGTGGTTCAACAGAAACTGCTGCCATCTCTGAATCCAAATCCAACTGGTGTTGAAGCTCTGAGACTTTACCTTGTCCTCCCTGAGCTCATCAGAGGACTCCAGGAACAACAAAGAACTGAACTCACTGGAGCACTGGCCTCCAAAATCCTTCATCTGAATCCTGCTGCTCACAAGGTGTTAG AGATGTACTGGTCCAAACTCCCTGATGATTGGCTCAAAGGCTTGGTGAAGTTATTTCGCAAAGAATCTGCTGAGCTGATTGGCCAGATTTCTTGTGGTAAAACTGGCCATGACTTAACTAGATGCCTGCAGAACTTTTTGCAGATCCTTCAGATGCTCTATGAG GTCTGTTGCAGTTGCCACAATGACGTCACAAACGGTGATTTCATCATTTATGAGGTCAATGATCTCCTAGATATG CTGCAGGTCACCTTGGCAGACCTGGCAGGAATGATGTTAATGGGCCGTTGTTTCACTGAAGATTTCAATGATTTGGTGATGCTGAAAGATTACTACCTT GGAATTACTGAAATATTGGTCAAGTTCCCTTTTGCAGCTGACACCTTATCTAAACGGAGAATGTTTTGT TACTTGCAGATGCGTGTACAGTTCTCTCCTGACCAAGAGATGCTCATGTTAAATGACAACGCGATGCGCATAAACAGGGAATCACTGTTGACAGACACGCTAGAGTATCTCAGACAAAACACCCACTCATTTTATCATCAGTTACAG GTGGTGTTCATTGGGGAGAATGGAACAGATATGAGGGGCTTATCAGCAGAATTCTTCACCCTCCTTTCCCAGTCTCTTCTCAAATGGGAGAAAAGGGTGCTGGAGGTCCATGAGAATTCATTGGTTTGGTTCAATCCTGAT CACACGCAAGGTAATAGGGATTTTTACTATCTTGGCGTTATCTGTGGAATGGCGCTGTACAACCATCATTACATAGACATTAACTTCCCACTGGCCTTGTTCAAGAAACTGCTCAAGCTGAGTCCCACTCTGAATGATCTGGAGGAACTGTCCCCTGTGGAGGCCAG AAGTTTGAAAAACCTTCTTGAGGAGGATGAGGACGTCGTGGATATACTCTTTTTGGATTTCACA GTCAAAGGGCAAGAGCTCATTCCAAACGGAGGTCAAATTCAAGTGACCAAAGTTAATAG ACAGAAGTATGTGGATTTGTATGTCGACTTTGTTTTCAACAAGTCCGTGAAGAATCAGTTCAAGCATTTTTCAAGTGGTTTCTCTAAGGGCTGTCCACTCGATATCTGGAGCATGTTCCACCCTGAGGAACTCCAGGAGCTTCTCCAAGGCTCCCCTAAATATGAATGGCAGGAGCTTCAAACG TTGGCTTCCTATGAAAGATGTTCTGCCTCTGATGAGCTTATCAAGAACTTCTGGACTGTTTTCTTTGAGTTCTCTGAAGAGAATAAGAAGAGATTTCTGA TGTTCTTGTATGGAACAGACCGTGTACCTGTGGGAGGTTTCTCAAAGCGCCCTCTGACGATTTGTCAGTCAGACGGTCCTGATCCAGATGACCGTTTGCCAGAGGCCCAGACCTGTTTTGGCAGATTAATTCTTCCCAAATACAGCAATATCAACACACTTCGCAACAAGCTAGTACATGCAATCAACTTTTGTAAGGTTTTTGGACGAGGGTGA
- the LOC127501281 gene encoding probable E3 ubiquitin-protein ligase HERC4 isoform X1 produces the protein MVPKHFHLVGNRTSFVLAETSVFEVSVQYDCVFLSQLEDPSAVNMLCCWKAQVTEGFGLLQPDEVKHGNCGIRSMCPKSGVQDMSAGRSFAGFIRDGKVSILRLRDEGSNHVGKLKQIQLKNDRIRSIVCGGAGAVLLAYAGRVLIMDKSAVCRPLKGLGNRQVIQITCGDQHSMALTKDGQLFVWGENSHGQLGLGKGELSTLSPQPLKSMCGIPLAQISAGGDHSFVLSLSGVVFGWGKNSAGQLGLGDTTDRHVPTIVNSLNRKKIVSISCGGEHTATLSKGGTVFTFGSGGFGQLGHNSFKDEHHPRVVAELWGSKVSQVTCGRRHTLVSVSSSKLIYSFGCGMQGQLGNGEMIKRSVPLLVDLSNECDHEYMIEKLIAGENHSFALFFKVLKSKPKSTLRGVLTLNDRMIDRWVSGSDSWATIKKEINTLFSSAASLNGSYLKTSCDEHYQTSVQHCGLDFDLVKTSFAKLSENERLISEVVKVVQQKLLPSLNPNPTGVEALRLYLVLPELIRGLQEQQRTELTGALASKILHLNPAAHKVLEMYWSKLPDDWLKGLVKLFRKESAELIGQISCGKTGHDLTRCLQNFLQILQMLYEVCCSCHNDVTNGDFIIYEVNDLLDMLQVTLADLAGMMLMGRCFTEDFNDLVMLKDYYLGITEILVKFPFAADTLSKRRMFCYLQMRVQFSPDQEMLMLNDNAMRINRESLLTDTLEYLRQNTHSFYHQLQVVFIGENGTDMRGLSAEFFTLLSQSLLKWEKRVLEVHENSLVWFNPDHTQGNRDFYYLGVICGMALYNHHYIDINFPLALFKKLLKLSPTLNDLEELSPVEARSLKNLLEEDEDVVDILFLDFTVKGQELIPNGGQIQVTKVNRQKYVDLYVDFVFNKSVKNQFKHFSSGFSKGCPLDIWSMFHPEELQELLQGSPKYEWQELQTLASYERCSASDELIKNFWTVFFEFSEENKKRFLMFLYGTDRVPVGGFSKRPLTICQSDGPDPDDRLPEAQTCFGRLILPKYSNINTLRNKLVHAINFCKVFGRG, from the exons GTCTCGATCTTGAGATTGCGCGATGAAGGcagtaatcatgttggaaaactAA AGCAAATACAGCTAAAGAATGACAGAATCAGATCGATTGTCTGTGGAGGAGCTGGTGCGGTTCTTCTTGCTTATGCAGGAAGAGTTCTCATTATGGACAAATCTGCTGTGTGCCG GCCTCTCAAAGGTCTGGGAAACAGGCAGGTGATTCAGATCACATGTGGAGACCAGCATTCAATGGCACTAACCAAGG ATGGTCAGTTGTTCGTATGGGGTGAAAACTCTCACGGTCAGCTGGGTTTAGGGAAGGGAGAGCTGAGCACTCTGTCTCCTCAACCGCTCAAATCTATGTGTGGGATCCCACTGGCTCAGATCAGCGCTGGAGGAGACCACAGCTTTGTGTTGTCTCTCTCTGGAGTCGTGTTCGGATGGGGAAAGAACTCGGCTGGACAGCTGGGCCTCGGAGATACTACAG ACAGACACGTCCCAACTATTGTAAATAGTCTGAACCGAAAGAAAATTGTGTCCATCTCATGTGGAGGAGAACACACTGCCACTCTATCAAAG GGTGGCACAGTATTCACATTTGGATCAGGAGGTTTTGGTCAGCTTGGGCACAACTCGTTTAAAGATGAACATCATCCGCGGGTGGTTGCTGAACTGTGGGGATCTAAAGTGTCACAGGTCACATGTGGGAG ACGTCACACACTCGTATCAGTCTCATCGTCAAAGCTGATCTATTCATTTGGATGTGGGATGCAAGGGCAGCTGGGAAATGGAGAAATGATCAAGCGGTCTGTGCCTTTACTGGTGGATCTGTCAAACG AATGTGATCATGAATATATGATTGAAAAACTCATCGCTGGGGAGAATCATTCCTTTGCCTTGTTTTTCAAA GTGCTTAAAAGTAAGCCAAAATCCACTCTCAGAGGGGTTCTGACATTAAATGACAGAATGATTGACCGATGGGTGTCTGGAAGTGATTCATGGGCAACAATAAAGAA AGAAATAAACACATTGTTCTCTTCTGCTGCCTCTCTGAATGGAAGTTACCTCAAAACAAG TTGTGATGAACATTATCAGACGTCTGTGCAGCATTGTGGGTTGGATTTTGATCTGGTTAAAACATCCTTTGCAAAGTTATCAGAGAATGAAAGGTTGATCTCAGAG GTAGTGAAGGTGGTTCAACAGAAACTGCTGCCATCTCTGAATCCAAATCCAACTGGTGTTGAAGCTCTGAGACTTTACCTTGTCCTCCCTGAGCTCATCAGAGGACTCCAGGAACAACAAAGAACTGAACTCACTGGAGCACTGGCCTCCAAAATCCTTCATCTGAATCCTGCTGCTCACAAGGTGTTAG AGATGTACTGGTCCAAACTCCCTGATGATTGGCTCAAAGGCTTGGTGAAGTTATTTCGCAAAGAATCTGCTGAGCTGATTGGCCAGATTTCTTGTGGTAAAACTGGCCATGACTTAACTAGATGCCTGCAGAACTTTTTGCAGATCCTTCAGATGCTCTATGAG GTCTGTTGCAGTTGCCACAATGACGTCACAAACGGTGATTTCATCATTTATGAGGTCAATGATCTCCTAGATATG CTGCAGGTCACCTTGGCAGACCTGGCAGGAATGATGTTAATGGGCCGTTGTTTCACTGAAGATTTCAATGATTTGGTGATGCTGAAAGATTACTACCTT GGAATTACTGAAATATTGGTCAAGTTCCCTTTTGCAGCTGACACCTTATCTAAACGGAGAATGTTTTGT TACTTGCAGATGCGTGTACAGTTCTCTCCTGACCAAGAGATGCTCATGTTAAATGACAACGCGATGCGCATAAACAGGGAATCACTGTTGACAGACACGCTAGAGTATCTCAGACAAAACACCCACTCATTTTATCATCAGTTACAG GTGGTGTTCATTGGGGAGAATGGAACAGATATGAGGGGCTTATCAGCAGAATTCTTCACCCTCCTTTCCCAGTCTCTTCTCAAATGGGAGAAAAGGGTGCTGGAGGTCCATGAGAATTCATTGGTTTGGTTCAATCCTGAT CACACGCAAGGTAATAGGGATTTTTACTATCTTGGCGTTATCTGTGGAATGGCGCTGTACAACCATCATTACATAGACATTAACTTCCCACTGGCCTTGTTCAAGAAACTGCTCAAGCTGAGTCCCACTCTGAATGATCTGGAGGAACTGTCCCCTGTGGAGGCCAG AAGTTTGAAAAACCTTCTTGAGGAGGATGAGGACGTCGTGGATATACTCTTTTTGGATTTCACA GTCAAAGGGCAAGAGCTCATTCCAAACGGAGGTCAAATTCAAGTGACCAAAGTTAATAG ACAGAAGTATGTGGATTTGTATGTCGACTTTGTTTTCAACAAGTCCGTGAAGAATCAGTTCAAGCATTTTTCAAGTGGTTTCTCTAAGGGCTGTCCACTCGATATCTGGAGCATGTTCCACCCTGAGGAACTCCAGGAGCTTCTCCAAGGCTCCCCTAAATATGAATGGCAGGAGCTTCAAACG TTGGCTTCCTATGAAAGATGTTCTGCCTCTGATGAGCTTATCAAGAACTTCTGGACTGTTTTCTTTGAGTTCTCTGAAGAGAATAAGAAGAGATTTCTGA TGTTCTTGTATGGAACAGACCGTGTACCTGTGGGAGGTTTCTCAAAGCGCCCTCTGACGATTTGTCAGTCAGACGGTCCTGATCCAGATGACCGTTTGCCAGAGGCCCAGACCTGTTTTGGCAGATTAATTCTTCCCAAATACAGCAATATCAACACACTTCGCAACAAGCTAGTACATGCAATCAACTTTTGTAAGGTTTTTGGACGAGGGTGA